A stretch of Pelagicoccus sp. SDUM812003 DNA encodes these proteins:
- a CDS encoding Hsp70 family protein produces MSSRYSIGIDLGTTNCALAYVALGEEGAVSQVLPIEQREELNTLVSRSTLPSFLVRVAGEAGPARWELGLFARNRFYDSPRLVAHSAKSWLCQHAVRPDAKILPWKSPIVPDAEKLSPLEASSRLLAFLKDAWEGRFGSDAPFDEQQITITVPASFDVASQAATLEAAKLAGFAEGTRLLEEPQAAFYRHLESVGEGGSVLGEGECVLVVDVGGGTSDFSLFRVGELSSETGRRQIERVAVSEHLLLGGDNIDLALAHALETELSPNGEELSSDQWSYLISRARDLKERCFSSQDSDDESLTVSLPSRGSGLFAGSLTTVVSASDVRKLLLEGFYPLCSADSRADRSSSGLLEWGLPYAADCAVTRHLAEFLQGRPRVDQVLFNGGSLMAPVVRKRLLESFARWYDGAAPRELGNAERDLAVARGAASYGALLAKGRRRISARTPRAVYLEIGSSTDQERSLLCVLPKGTAVGASVEVELQGLRLRTNRRASFSAFQGAERKEDSSGAVVRYEKGGFHSLPVLQAKIEAPEAPDEQWVAVSLRSQVNELGVLTISCESKEESCPGGWPLSFNLRSEADRSEPAPAMGPEILSVSDRIEKGIRALEGKLKQGRGGAIKASQVYKEVERALGAPKHEWNLPTARRLFAVLEDADGLGHRSEAYLETWLQLAGYLLRPGFGFAEDEQRVLRLSRWGSESAVSSARVEVQRLIMLRRVVAGLEEAEQSRVFDTELAALRSSPRASAERIRLLGCLEKVDLERKQLLFRDLEQRLREALAEDQHVEAVLGGLGPLLSRAPFRAGPDRVMPPKRVEELYDLLKRFDWQDSRFAQALPLFLSAARKVDERALDLSKGASRKIVSKLEKSGVGPGRLQALREYVPISRGDQAASFGEALPVGLVLD; encoded by the coding sequence ATGAGTTCTCGTTATAGCATCGGCATCGACCTCGGTACTACCAACTGCGCCCTCGCTTACGTGGCGTTGGGCGAGGAGGGCGCGGTGTCGCAAGTCCTGCCGATCGAGCAGCGCGAGGAGCTCAATACGCTGGTTTCACGTTCGACCTTGCCGTCGTTTCTGGTTCGGGTGGCCGGCGAAGCCGGGCCTGCTCGCTGGGAGCTTGGCCTCTTCGCTCGCAACCGGTTCTACGACAGTCCGCGACTGGTCGCCCACTCCGCGAAATCGTGGCTCTGCCAGCACGCGGTTCGCCCCGACGCGAAGATACTTCCGTGGAAGTCTCCCATCGTGCCCGACGCCGAGAAGCTGTCACCGCTGGAGGCGTCGTCCCGTCTGTTGGCGTTTTTGAAGGACGCGTGGGAAGGCCGTTTCGGCTCGGACGCGCCGTTTGACGAGCAACAGATCACCATCACCGTGCCAGCTTCCTTCGATGTCGCGTCGCAAGCGGCGACCTTGGAAGCGGCGAAGCTGGCGGGGTTTGCGGAGGGAACTCGCCTGCTGGAGGAGCCGCAGGCGGCGTTTTACCGACACCTCGAATCGGTCGGCGAGGGCGGATCGGTTCTCGGCGAGGGAGAGTGCGTCCTGGTGGTGGACGTGGGCGGCGGCACGTCGGATTTCAGCCTCTTTCGCGTCGGCGAACTGTCGTCGGAAACCGGACGCCGCCAAATCGAGCGCGTCGCGGTGAGCGAACACCTGCTGCTCGGCGGCGACAATATCGATCTGGCGCTAGCTCACGCTTTGGAAACCGAACTGTCGCCAAACGGCGAGGAACTGAGCTCCGACCAATGGTCCTATTTGATCAGCCGAGCTCGCGACTTGAAGGAGCGCTGCTTTTCCTCGCAGGACAGTGACGACGAGTCGTTGACCGTTTCCTTGCCCAGTCGAGGTTCCGGGTTGTTCGCGGGCAGTCTGACCACGGTGGTTTCCGCTAGCGACGTGCGCAAACTCCTCCTGGAGGGCTTTTATCCGCTCTGCTCCGCCGATTCCCGGGCGGACCGCTCTTCGAGCGGCCTGCTGGAGTGGGGACTGCCCTACGCGGCCGACTGCGCGGTGACGCGGCATCTGGCGGAGTTCCTGCAAGGGCGACCTCGCGTGGATCAGGTGCTCTTCAACGGGGGCAGCTTGATGGCGCCTGTGGTCAGGAAGCGGTTGCTGGAAAGCTTCGCCCGGTGGTACGACGGGGCGGCGCCAAGAGAGCTCGGCAACGCGGAAAGGGATTTGGCGGTGGCCCGCGGCGCCGCGAGCTACGGGGCTCTGCTGGCTAAAGGGAGGCGTCGGATTTCGGCCCGAACCCCTCGAGCGGTTTACCTGGAAATCGGTTCTTCGACGGATCAGGAGCGAAGCTTGCTGTGCGTTTTACCCAAAGGGACTGCGGTCGGGGCGAGCGTCGAAGTGGAGTTGCAAGGCCTGCGTCTTCGCACCAACCGACGCGCGAGCTTCTCCGCCTTTCAGGGCGCCGAGCGAAAAGAGGATTCCTCTGGGGCCGTGGTGCGGTACGAAAAGGGGGGATTCCATTCCTTGCCCGTCCTGCAAGCCAAGATCGAGGCGCCTGAAGCGCCTGATGAGCAGTGGGTAGCGGTTTCGCTGCGATCGCAGGTGAACGAGCTGGGGGTGCTTACCATTTCCTGCGAATCGAAGGAGGAGTCCTGTCCGGGCGGCTGGCCGTTGTCCTTCAATTTGCGTTCCGAGGCCGATCGGAGCGAGCCGGCTCCGGCGATGGGGCCTGAGATTTTGAGCGTTTCCGATCGAATCGAAAAAGGGATCCGGGCCTTGGAGGGCAAACTCAAGCAAGGACGGGGCGGGGCGATCAAGGCGTCGCAGGTATATAAGGAGGTGGAGCGGGCTCTTGGGGCTCCTAAACACGAGTGGAATCTGCCGACGGCCCGTCGCTTGTTCGCAGTTTTGGAAGACGCGGATGGACTCGGACACCGCAGCGAGGCCTACCTCGAGACGTGGCTGCAGTTGGCTGGATACTTGTTGCGGCCGGGGTTTGGATTTGCGGAGGACGAGCAGCGGGTCTTGCGTCTTTCGCGATGGGGCTCGGAAAGCGCCGTGTCCTCCGCTCGGGTGGAGGTGCAGCGTCTCATCATGCTGAGGCGGGTGGTTGCCGGCCTGGAGGAGGCGGAGCAAAGCCGTGTGTTCGATACCGAGCTCGCTGCATTGCGATCGAGTCCCCGGGCTTCGGCGGAACGAATTCGCCTTCTGGGCTGCCTGGAAAAGGTGGATCTCGAGCGCAAGCAGCTGCTCTTTCGCGACCTCGAGCAGCGGTTGCGCGAGGCGTTGGCAGAGGACCAGCATGTGGAAGCGGTCTTGGGCGGCTTGGGACCGCTGCTCAGTCGCGCGCCCTTCCGGGCCGGGCCGGATCGAGTCATGCCGCCGAAGCGAGTGGAGGAGCTCTACGACTTGCTCAAACGATTCGATTGGCAGGATAGTCGTTTCGCTCAGGCGCTGCCGCTGTTTCTGTCCGCCGCTCGCAAGGTTGACGAGCGGGCTCTGGACCTGTCGAAAGGCGCCAGCCGAAAAATCGTTTCCAAGCTCGAAAAGAGCGGGGTCGGACCCGGGCGTTTGCAGGCGCTGCGGGAGTACGTTCCCATCTCGCGCGGAGATCAAGCGGCTAGCTTTGGCGAAGCCCTGCCAGTCGGGCTGGTATTGGACTGA
- a CDS encoding prolyl oligopeptidase family serine peptidase: MPRNFVSLLILSTLCFVTCAWGQIEMQVDHKGEFRRVIGIRSDTLIVEDSKGRAKKSEHERTRFVAAESYAEGFVDVDFGEARDPRVLKNNKMKAGKNSFEMTISLTADRNVSNCFFLLLFQSNDALATYYDSVGSLRAGKKRKIAIKMPAQVDAIGSLHIFERGRELRTGDSIAGRSLEEEYETLLDRSSGVPAVALFQRVNHYPHVVSPNGKLVATYRDDKTHHRLVVFDVESLSILQSVEVGEYDEAVSDLEWLSDEVLLFIADRELNSLHAFSGKVELLEGRETLRILRVLPDSTHAVTYSHTTKAIGRGKHFATVDCVKGKRVLLEIGELWDACYLDANGRLRLKQQYSDGQLEFRYRDGDSKRWRDLEHQNNELEIQFTRSGKDEVDHSVYVEGFGGDENTLIVSAHRGGDKYSLCRYNIESGKVEEVLWQDDEYDVGGDYPAVDLFRNRNYEVIGIGYWKDRYKVVWFDPRFEAAQRQVESALPHLQHKPISWDLEGKAIVFRSFGDQSPGEYYLYSEAAKSLRNLYTTNLAILDQNLATTRPIHVEARDGQSILCYLTTPPDWDGTPLPLIASIHGGPTSRDLLTYSPITQFYATRGFAILEVNYRGSAGFGRAFKLDGIVGNLDTTPIDDIADAVNWAIENGIAQKARVAIVGGSWGGYSVYMSMVRYPELYRCGVATAAPSHMKAMLRNDLYVHNRFKYHFWKEILESRVDSAYIERVSPVNYVDAFQRPILIIQGERDRRVDIDQARIMSKAMEKAGKEYALILYPEDGHGHDAFGWNHSLNETEAFILTHMGL; the protein is encoded by the coding sequence ATGCCCCGTAATTTCGTCTCCCTTCTCATACTGTCTACGTTGTGTTTCGTAACCTGCGCCTGGGGGCAAATTGAGATGCAAGTCGATCACAAGGGGGAATTCCGTCGTGTGATTGGAATACGCTCAGACACCTTGATTGTCGAAGACTCCAAAGGAAGGGCAAAAAAGTCGGAGCATGAACGTACCCGTTTTGTAGCTGCTGAGTCCTACGCGGAGGGATTTGTGGATGTCGATTTCGGTGAAGCTAGAGATCCTCGCGTGCTCAAAAACAATAAAATGAAAGCGGGGAAAAACAGCTTTGAGATGACGATCTCTCTGACTGCGGATCGCAACGTTAGTAACTGTTTTTTCCTCCTTTTGTTTCAGTCCAATGATGCCTTGGCGACCTACTATGATTCGGTGGGAAGCTTGAGAGCTGGGAAGAAGAGGAAGATAGCGATAAAAATGCCTGCCCAGGTCGACGCGATTGGGAGCCTTCATATCTTCGAGCGTGGTCGAGAGTTGAGGACGGGTGACTCGATTGCCGGTCGAAGTCTGGAGGAGGAATACGAGACTTTGCTGGATCGGTCTTCAGGCGTTCCAGCTGTAGCCTTGTTTCAACGTGTTAACCATTACCCCCATGTCGTTTCGCCGAACGGCAAGCTCGTGGCTACCTATCGAGATGATAAAACGCATCATCGCCTCGTCGTCTTTGACGTAGAGTCGCTGAGTATCCTGCAAAGTGTTGAGGTCGGGGAGTACGATGAAGCAGTGTCTGACCTGGAGTGGTTGAGCGATGAGGTTTTGCTGTTCATAGCAGATCGCGAGCTGAACTCATTGCACGCGTTTTCCGGCAAGGTCGAATTGCTGGAAGGGCGTGAGACCTTGAGAATCCTAAGAGTGCTTCCGGATAGCACCCATGCGGTCACGTATTCGCATACGACAAAAGCAATTGGCCGTGGTAAACATTTCGCCACCGTCGACTGCGTAAAAGGTAAGCGGGTGTTATTAGAAATCGGCGAGTTATGGGACGCTTGCTACTTGGATGCCAATGGCCGGCTTAGATTGAAACAGCAGTATAGCGATGGCCAACTTGAGTTTCGGTACAGGGACGGTGATTCGAAACGATGGCGAGATCTGGAACATCAAAACAATGAGCTTGAGATCCAGTTTACTCGTTCTGGAAAAGATGAGGTCGACCACTCAGTCTATGTTGAAGGTTTTGGTGGCGATGAAAACACGTTGATAGTCTCTGCTCACCGTGGAGGTGATAAGTATTCGCTTTGTCGGTACAATATCGAATCAGGGAAAGTCGAAGAGGTTCTTTGGCAGGATGACGAATATGATGTTGGGGGCGACTATCCGGCGGTGGACCTGTTTCGAAACCGGAACTACGAGGTGATCGGAATAGGGTATTGGAAAGATCGATACAAAGTAGTTTGGTTTGACCCGAGGTTCGAGGCGGCTCAGCGGCAGGTCGAGAGCGCCTTGCCCCATTTGCAACATAAACCGATATCTTGGGATCTTGAGGGGAAAGCCATCGTTTTCAGGAGCTTCGGTGACCAATCGCCTGGCGAGTATTACCTCTACAGTGAGGCAGCTAAATCGCTTCGAAACTTATATACGACAAACTTGGCTATATTGGACCAGAACTTAGCGACAACTCGTCCTATTCATGTCGAAGCTAGAGATGGTCAGAGCATTCTCTGCTATTTGACGACTCCCCCAGATTGGGATGGAACGCCATTGCCTTTAATAGCGAGTATTCACGGAGGGCCTACTAGTCGCGACTTGTTGACCTATTCTCCTATCACCCAATTTTATGCGACGAGGGGGTTTGCGATATTGGAGGTGAACTATCGTGGGTCTGCTGGATTCGGAAGAGCGTTTAAACTCGATGGGATTGTCGGAAATCTGGATACGACTCCGATCGACGATATCGCGGATGCTGTGAACTGGGCAATCGAGAATGGGATCGCCCAAAAAGCAAGGGTAGCGATAGTCGGCGGAAGTTGGGGAGGCTATTCCGTCTACATGAGCATGGTACGTTACCCTGAACTATATCGATGTGGTGTGGCCACAGCGGCCCCCAGCCATATGAAAGCGATGCTGCGAAACGATCTGTACGTTCACAACCGGTTCAAGTATCACTTCTGGAAGGAAATACTCGAGAGTCGTGTCGATTCAGCTTACATCGAGCGGGTGTCTCCCGTTAATTATGTGGATGCATTCCAGCGACCCATTTTGATTATCCAGGGAGAACGAGACAGGCGTGTGGATATCGATCAAGCTCGTATCATGTCAAAAGCGATGGAGAAAGCAGGGAAGGAATATGCGTTGATTTTGTACCCGGAAGATGGGCACGGTCATGACGCATTTGGCTGGAACCATTCCTTAAACGAGACCGAAGCTTTCATTCTGACCCATATGGGGCTCTAG
- a CDS encoding SLC13 family permease: MSPDFLVLASGAVDLSPLINLCAGIAFVVISIAALRIHPFIALILAAALVGTLSNLAGASEGNAVVTAIRDTMLQFGSTAGGIAWIIALAAIIGLCLMESGAADRIVRSMIKVFGEKRAGVAMLISAFLLSIPVFFDTVFYLMVPLAQALAFRLGKRYVQFIVAICIGAAITHSLVPPTPGPLIVVEALQINLGFSIIGGLALGILPALAGMRLGVWLDKRLDLPLRDGGLVRIKDLEAIVNKTDDQLPGIFVSNLPVLLPVFLISLASFVTEFSNPEALGSLYSVIEVFGYKHVAMFLGAIIAIYLLARQEKLNKTELWKRLEEPLATAGTIILITAAGGAFGGMIRQSGIGDTIIAMTEGSDVSYVVLAWIVAAVMKVAQGSSTTSMITTSGIMAGIVATLSASSVTLGFDPFYLFAAIAFGAMFGSWMNDSGFWIVCKMTGFTEAETLKTWTLSVSVISLIGLLELLLLSRLLPFPFGN, translated from the coding sequence ATGTCCCCTGACTTCCTCGTGCTCGCATCTGGCGCCGTCGACCTGAGCCCTTTGATCAACCTATGCGCTGGTATCGCTTTTGTGGTCATTTCGATAGCCGCTCTTCGCATCCATCCGTTTATCGCCCTGATCCTAGCGGCCGCCCTCGTGGGCACGCTAAGCAACCTCGCTGGAGCCAGCGAAGGCAATGCAGTCGTCACGGCAATCAGGGATACCATGCTGCAATTTGGATCCACCGCGGGTGGCATCGCTTGGATCATCGCGCTCGCAGCGATCATCGGACTCTGCTTAATGGAAAGCGGAGCGGCGGATCGAATCGTGCGAAGCATGATCAAGGTATTTGGAGAGAAACGGGCGGGCGTCGCCATGCTGATCTCCGCCTTCCTGCTTTCGATTCCCGTATTCTTCGACACAGTCTTCTACTTGATGGTGCCGCTGGCCCAAGCCCTGGCATTTCGACTCGGCAAACGCTACGTGCAGTTCATCGTAGCGATCTGTATCGGAGCCGCCATTACACATAGTCTCGTACCGCCTACGCCGGGACCGCTGATCGTCGTGGAAGCGCTGCAGATCAATCTCGGATTCAGCATCATCGGAGGCCTCGCCCTCGGCATTTTGCCCGCCCTCGCCGGCATGCGCCTTGGCGTCTGGCTCGACAAGCGACTCGACCTGCCCTTGCGCGACGGCGGTTTGGTCAGGATCAAGGATCTGGAGGCGATCGTGAACAAAACAGACGACCAGCTGCCCGGCATATTCGTATCCAATCTCCCGGTACTTCTTCCAGTTTTCCTCATCTCGCTCGCTTCATTCGTCACGGAGTTCTCGAATCCCGAAGCGCTCGGCTCGCTGTACTCGGTCATCGAGGTTTTTGGATACAAGCATGTCGCCATGTTTCTCGGGGCCATAATAGCGATCTACCTGCTAGCCCGTCAGGAAAAGCTCAACAAGACAGAGCTTTGGAAGCGACTGGAGGAGCCGCTCGCAACGGCGGGCACGATTATCCTCATCACCGCTGCGGGCGGGGCTTTTGGCGGCATGATTAGACAATCAGGGATTGGAGACACCATAATCGCTATGACGGAGGGAAGCGACGTTTCCTACGTCGTGCTCGCGTGGATCGTGGCGGCCGTCATGAAGGTGGCTCAGGGATCTTCCACCACATCGATGATCACCACTTCCGGAATCATGGCTGGCATCGTCGCCACTCTCTCCGCGAGCAGCGTCACCCTGGGATTCGATCCCTTCTATCTCTTCGCAGCGATCGCGTTCGGAGCCATGTTCGGCTCATGGATGAACGACAGCGGCTTCTGGATCGTCTGCAAGATGACCGGCTTCACCGAAGCCGAAACCCTCAAGACCTGGACCCTTTCAGTGAGCGTGATTTCGCTGATCGGACTACTCGAACTGCTGCTCCTTTCGAGACTGCTGCCCTTCCCTTTCGGAAACTAG
- a CDS encoding agmatine deiminase family protein, with product MRIASLTLFLLAAFDLLYSQRTADEPLSNVLPASAQNRRDAFHRALPVPVRIQGEFGRLSAVLLSANELVHFHPELFARLVELISERAPVIAIVAGPEQVLDGREALEEAGVSRERVHFLTHQLDSMWIRDFGPIFVRRSDGSASVVDTYYAARDELGNRPLDDQLPLILANALNLQCSYVPIALEGGNLVHNGNGFGVSTSKLIDRNRFRKFSSEEFMGLMSSYLALKTFTVVPPLPGEGTGHADMFMTFLNSNTVVVAEALPGEDQSVRDSLEEATRYLAEQTVDGRPLEIHRIPLAPRKDGLWRSYTNVFYANGLMLVPSYSDVDADVEARVFETFRSLLPKWDVVAVPADHLVATGGFLHCLTLGIPHFVDVSNLLELTD from the coding sequence ATGAGAATCGCCTCTCTGACTCTGTTTCTCCTCGCTGCCTTCGACCTGCTTTACTCGCAGCGAACGGCAGACGAACCGCTTTCAAACGTGCTACCGGCATCGGCGCAAAATCGTCGCGACGCGTTTCATCGAGCTCTGCCGGTACCGGTGCGCATACAAGGCGAATTCGGTCGGCTTTCCGCAGTGCTTCTGTCGGCCAACGAACTGGTGCATTTCCATCCCGAACTCTTTGCCCGTTTGGTTGAGTTGATTTCGGAGCGAGCTCCGGTGATTGCCATCGTGGCGGGGCCAGAGCAGGTGCTTGACGGACGCGAAGCCTTGGAGGAGGCAGGTGTTTCCCGCGAGCGGGTGCACTTTCTGACCCATCAGCTGGACTCCATGTGGATACGCGATTTCGGGCCGATTTTCGTGCGACGCTCGGATGGTTCCGCATCGGTGGTCGATACCTACTACGCTGCTCGCGACGAGCTGGGAAATAGACCTCTGGACGACCAGTTGCCCCTTATCTTAGCGAACGCCTTGAATCTACAGTGTTCCTATGTGCCGATCGCTCTCGAAGGAGGAAACCTGGTGCACAATGGCAATGGATTTGGCGTCTCCACGTCCAAGCTGATCGATCGAAATCGGTTTCGGAAATTCAGCTCCGAGGAGTTCATGGGACTGATGAGCTCCTACCTAGCCTTGAAAACCTTCACCGTGGTGCCGCCGTTGCCAGGCGAAGGAACTGGGCATGCCGACATGTTCATGACCTTTCTCAATTCGAATACAGTGGTTGTGGCCGAGGCATTGCCCGGCGAGGATCAGTCGGTGCGGGACAGCCTTGAGGAAGCGACGAGATATCTCGCTGAGCAAACGGTCGACGGCCGGCCGCTGGAAATCCACCGCATACCGCTCGCTCCCCGTAAAGACGGACTTTGGCGTTCCTATACCAACGTGTTCTATGCGAACGGCTTGATGCTGGTCCCCAGTTATTCCGATGTGGATGCTGATGTCGAAGCTCGCGTCTTCGAGACCTTTCGTTCCTTGCTTCCCAAGTGGGACGTGGTCGCTGTGCCTGCGGATCATCTCGTGGCGACCGGCGGCTTCCTGCATTGCCTCACCCTCGGCATCCCACACTTCGTCGATGTATCCAATTTGTTGGAACTGACAGACTGA
- a CDS encoding Hsp70 family protein codes for MDKKFVIGIDLGTSNSAVSLCDLESGESRVVNVTQILAPNQVGERPSLPSALYLPEAGEFSEESLRLPWSEGEIRQIVGSFAREHGAQVPDRLVTSAKSWLSNPHIDPQSAVLPWNSESVEAKVSAVEASRRYLQHLKAGVLHAEQLEGRQWNWDDGQIVITVPASFDEVARKLTADAAAAAGFPEPVLLEEPQAAFYAWTEQAGADWRKQVQAGDVILVCDVGGGTADFSLIAVSEEDGNLAVERVSVGEHILLGGDNMDLALAYTLQAQLEDGGSEIDDWQFLALVHAASQAKAKLFEDLSLHELPISVPSRGSSLFAGTVSTTLSRETLEAVVIDGFFAMTAEDDMPVEEGGAALQEFGLPYASDAVVSKHLARFLARSLQNVKTSEALSALIGDSVDALDGSLLKPTAVLFNGGVFKADAIRARVLDLLASWCGTAPRELQGFQPDLAVAKGAACYGRNRVSGQGIRIRAGTARSYYVGLESSRPAVPGFKPPVKAVCVVPQGMEEGSSHMLEGRRFGLVTGKAAVFRFFSSEIRSGDEPGDVVSNAERNLEETSKLEITLPPMEAFPDGQPIPVFLNSVVTELGNLELWMQHADSDRRWKVEFQVRME; via the coding sequence ATGGATAAGAAATTTGTCATCGGCATCGATCTTGGCACCAGCAACAGCGCGGTGAGCTTGTGCGATTTGGAATCCGGCGAAAGTCGCGTAGTAAACGTCACGCAGATTCTCGCACCCAATCAAGTCGGCGAGCGCCCCTCTCTACCTTCCGCGCTTTATTTGCCTGAAGCTGGCGAGTTTTCGGAGGAATCGCTCCGCTTGCCTTGGAGCGAGGGCGAGATTCGGCAGATCGTCGGTTCGTTCGCTCGCGAGCATGGGGCCCAGGTTCCGGATCGCTTGGTCACCTCCGCCAAGTCCTGGCTTTCGAACCCGCACATCGATCCGCAGTCCGCAGTGCTGCCGTGGAATTCCGAATCGGTGGAGGCGAAGGTATCGGCCGTCGAGGCCTCCCGTCGCTATCTCCAGCACCTGAAGGCAGGCGTCCTGCACGCCGAGCAGCTGGAAGGCCGCCAATGGAACTGGGATGACGGGCAAATCGTGATCACGGTCCCGGCTTCCTTCGACGAAGTGGCCCGCAAGCTTACCGCAGACGCCGCCGCGGCGGCAGGCTTTCCGGAACCGGTATTGCTCGAAGAACCGCAGGCCGCCTTTTACGCCTGGACCGAGCAAGCGGGGGCCGACTGGCGCAAACAGGTGCAAGCGGGCGATGTGATTCTGGTCTGCGACGTGGGCGGCGGCACGGCCGACTTCAGTCTTATCGCGGTGAGCGAGGAAGACGGCAACCTCGCGGTGGAGCGTGTCAGTGTGGGCGAACACATCTTGCTCGGCGGCGACAATATGGACCTCGCTCTGGCTTACACCCTGCAAGCTCAGCTGGAGGATGGAGGCTCCGAGATCGACGACTGGCAATTCCTCGCTTTGGTACACGCGGCCAGCCAAGCGAAGGCCAAGCTTTTCGAGGACCTCTCGCTCCACGAACTGCCGATTTCCGTGCCTTCGCGAGGGTCGAGTCTCTTCGCTGGGACGGTCTCGACTACACTGAGCCGCGAGACTCTGGAGGCAGTGGTCATCGACGGCTTCTTCGCCATGACCGCCGAGGATGACATGCCGGTGGAAGAGGGCGGTGCGGCGCTGCAGGAATTCGGCCTCCCGTACGCTTCCGACGCGGTCGTGAGCAAACATCTAGCCCGATTCCTTGCTCGCAGCCTGCAAAACGTGAAAACCAGCGAAGCCCTATCAGCGCTCATCGGCGACTCGGTCGACGCTCTCGATGGCTCCCTTTTGAAGCCCACCGCGGTTCTTTTCAACGGCGGCGTGTTCAAGGCCGACGCCATTCGAGCCCGCGTGCTGGACCTGCTGGCCAGCTGGTGCGGGACGGCTCCGCGAGAGCTGCAGGGCTTTCAGCCAGATCTGGCGGTGGCCAAGGGAGCGGCGTGCTACGGACGAAATCGCGTCAGCGGTCAGGGGATTCGCATCCGAGCGGGCACGGCGCGATCCTACTACGTGGGGCTGGAATCCTCGCGTCCTGCGGTGCCCGGCTTCAAGCCGCCGGTGAAGGCGGTCTGCGTGGTGCCGCAAGGCATGGAGGAGGGGAGCTCGCATATGCTGGAAGGTCGCCGATTCGGACTGGTGACCGGCAAGGCGGCAGTTTTCCGTTTCTTCTCATCGGAGATTCGCAGCGGCGATGAACCGGGGGATGTGGTGAGCAACGCGGAAAGGAACCTGGAGGAGACCAGCAAGCTGGAAATCACCTTGCCGCCCATGGAAGCCTTTCCCGACGGGCAGCCGATACCGGTTTTTCTCAACTCGGTGGTGACTGAGCTGGGCAACTTGGAACTCTGGATGCAGCACGCCGACTCCGATCGCCGTTGGAAGGTGGAGTTCCAGGTGCGCATGGAGTGA
- a CDS encoding DUF2760 domain-containing protein translates to MKSNALVAGVIIALLNGLALAPAVSQYATYCVAGSLAFALWLVLKSALAPNAPQRTPREVDAPAPPAPPPPAPTKNVAEAEVLAVIGALQSKGRLVDFLMDDISKYSDAQVGAAARVVHQGCRAAFDEMFIVEPVSSEKEGSTITVPADAGEAYRVTGSVSGDGPRKGKLVHKGWKARSVNLPRVIKVDGPSRAPIAPAQVEVK, encoded by the coding sequence ATGAAAAGCAACGCGCTCGTCGCAGGTGTTATCATCGCTCTTCTCAACGGGCTCGCTCTGGCCCCCGCTGTTTCCCAGTACGCGACCTACTGCGTAGCGGGTTCCTTGGCGTTCGCTCTCTGGCTGGTGCTGAAAAGCGCTCTCGCTCCCAACGCGCCGCAGCGGACCCCTCGAGAGGTGGACGCGCCTGCGCCTCCTGCTCCACCTCCGCCTGCTCCTACGAAGAATGTGGCCGAAGCGGAAGTGCTCGCCGTCATCGGGGCTCTGCAGAGCAAAGGTCGACTGGTCGACTTCCTCATGGACGACATCAGCAAGTACAGCGACGCCCAGGTCGGGGCGGCGGCGCGCGTAGTTCATCAAGGCTGTCGGGCCGCCTTCGACGAGATGTTCATCGTGGAGCCGGTCAGTTCCGAGAAGGAAGGCTCCACCATCACCGTGCCGGCGGACGCCGGCGAGGCGTATCGCGTGACAGGTTCGGTTTCGGGCGACGGTCCGCGCAAGGGCAAGCTGGTGCACAAGGGCTGGAAGGCCCGTTCGGTCAACCTGCCGCGAGTGATCAAGGTCGACGGCCCATCGCGCGCGCCCATCGCTCCCGCCCAGGTGGAAGTGAAATAG